A stretch of the Balneolales bacterium ANBcel1 genome encodes the following:
- a CDS encoding formate/nitrite transporter family protein yields the protein MTNITRSQTSKSRNQRYPVLDLDAYSPEEVANRVLQVGVKKVRFPAIATFMLGLLGGSFISLGAIYQVIVLASPSISDSTAVIISPFLYSMGYIIAFISGAEIFTTNNLAVMSLASGKIRIIELVKNWSVVLVANIIGAIFIVLLFFFSGQSYLYEGKVADEVLFLSSEKLSYSVPQMFIQGLFGNMLICAGAWLAMAGRSVTDKFLALLFPLSAVPAIGFQHATGNMFYFFLSFLLIQDGQLEGLEASFGILTGLLSLAVVAIGNIIGGGLFIAMSYYFVYVYCKW from the coding sequence ATGACCAATATAACCCGATCACAAACCAGTAAGAGCAGAAATCAGCGCTACCCGGTGCTCGATCTTGACGCCTATTCTCCGGAAGAGGTAGCGAACCGGGTACTGCAAGTGGGCGTTAAGAAAGTCCGGTTCCCTGCGATTGCCACTTTCATGCTGGGCCTGCTTGGCGGCTCTTTCATCTCGCTGGGTGCCATTTATCAGGTGATTGTGCTGGCAAGTCCTTCCATAAGCGACAGCACCGCAGTCATTATCAGCCCGTTTCTCTATTCGATGGGCTATATCATCGCCTTTATCTCAGGCGCTGAAATTTTTACCACCAACAACCTGGCGGTCATGAGTCTGGCCTCTGGAAAAATCAGAATCATCGAGCTGGTGAAAAACTGGAGCGTGGTGCTTGTTGCCAACATCATCGGCGCCATATTTATCGTATTGCTTTTCTTTTTTTCCGGACAGAGCTATCTGTATGAGGGAAAGGTGGCGGATGAAGTACTGTTTTTGAGTTCCGAGAAGCTTTCTTACTCGGTTCCGCAGATGTTTATTCAAGGACTCTTTGGAAACATGCTGATCTGCGCGGGCGCATGGCTGGCCATGGCCGGCCGTTCGGTCACCGACAAGTTCCTGGCTCTGCTGTTCCCGCTCTCGGCAGTTCCGGCCATCGGTTTCCAGCACGCCACAGGAAACATGTTTTATTTCTTTCTGTCGTTCCTGCTGATTCAGGACGGGCAGCTGGAAGGGCTGGAAGCCTCATTCGGAATCCTGACCGGCCTGCTGAGCCTTGCGGTAGTAGCTATCGGCAACATTATTGGTGGCGGGTTGTTTATCGCCATGAGCTACTACTTCGTTTATGTCTATTGCAAGTGGTAA
- a CDS encoding cation-transporting P-type ATPase, with translation MIEKDEITDRKWHSMSGEDVVRDLDTDSGEGLTADEAKKRRDEFGPNKLPEQKKRGPLMRFILQFHDVLIYILIIAAVVTALMGHWIDTWVILAVVLINAVIGFVQEGKAEKALESLKEMLSLEAKVIRGGEEITVDADDLVPGDVVLMESGDKIPADLRIVEANGFQVEESALTGESETVEKTPDEVEEDAVVGDRTSVGFNGTMATYGKATGVVFATGGDTELGRINRMISEVDEITTPLLRQIKRFGKKLSIAIVGMTAILFGIGYLFHDFEVLELFMAVIGLAVAAIPEGLPAIVTITLALGVQTMASRNAIIRKLPSVETLGAVTVICSDKTGTLTKNEMTAKTVYADGEEFLVDGSGYKPEGEIRKKDSEDALETSQIEENRVLRRLLEAVTLCNEARISEEDGEWTMEGDPTDGALVTLGRKSGLEMEDFKKLDEIPFESDHKYMATLHEYEGERVILIKGAPERILEMCSSVLTSDGEKEFDREEMQSVIDDIAAKGERVIAAAVQKADGSKSGLEKEDVGDGTVLLGLVGIIDPPRPEAIEAVKRCKEAGITVKMITGDHAITAKAIGEQLGICEGKEAITGKDIEDTPDEELRDMVTEYDIYARTSPEHKLRIVKALQIRNHVVAMTGDGVNDAPALKRSSVGVAMGIKGTEVTKEAADMVLADDNFASIARAVEEGRTIYDNLKKAILFLLPTNGAQALLIISAIVLGLTMPVSPVQILWVNMVTAVTLALALPFEPTEAGVMKRKPRDADAPIIDRYFVWRLLFVSVIIGGFALGTFFYLYVNGQAQELASTVAINVLVVSQAFYLLNCRNLHNFTIGRNFFSNKVVFLAIAVLAVLQSGFVYAPFMNSWFGTEPVNGFYWMWALAAGLTVFVLVELEKVLFRNYHLQ, from the coding sequence ATGATTGAAAAAGACGAAATCACCGACCGGAAATGGCACAGTATGTCGGGCGAGGATGTGGTAAGGGACCTCGATACGGATTCAGGAGAAGGGCTCACGGCGGATGAGGCAAAAAAACGGCGGGATGAGTTTGGTCCGAATAAATTGCCGGAGCAAAAGAAGCGCGGACCGCTGATGCGGTTCATTCTGCAATTTCATGATGTACTGATCTACATTTTGATCATTGCGGCGGTCGTAACGGCGCTTATGGGGCACTGGATCGATACATGGGTGATCCTTGCGGTGGTGCTGATCAATGCGGTTATCGGATTTGTGCAGGAAGGGAAGGCGGAAAAGGCACTGGAAAGCCTCAAGGAGATGCTGTCGCTCGAAGCGAAAGTCATACGCGGAGGAGAGGAGATAACCGTGGATGCCGATGATCTGGTACCCGGCGATGTGGTGCTGATGGAATCGGGGGATAAAATACCCGCCGACCTGCGCATTGTCGAGGCCAACGGATTTCAGGTGGAGGAATCGGCCCTGACCGGCGAGTCGGAAACCGTTGAAAAGACGCCTGACGAGGTGGAAGAAGACGCTGTTGTCGGTGACCGCACTTCGGTTGGGTTCAACGGTACCATGGCTACGTACGGCAAAGCCACCGGTGTGGTCTTTGCAACAGGCGGTGACACCGAACTCGGCAGGATCAACCGGATGATAAGCGAAGTGGATGAGATAACAACGCCGCTGCTCCGTCAGATCAAGCGATTTGGCAAGAAGTTGTCCATCGCCATTGTGGGAATGACCGCAATCCTGTTCGGTATCGGCTATCTGTTCCATGATTTCGAGGTGCTTGAACTGTTTATGGCGGTTATCGGTCTTGCCGTGGCCGCGATACCGGAAGGCCTGCCGGCCATCGTTACCATCACACTGGCACTTGGGGTACAGACGATGGCATCCAGAAACGCCATCATCCGAAAACTGCCGTCCGTGGAGACCCTCGGAGCGGTGACGGTGATCTGCTCCGATAAAACCGGTACCCTCACAAAAAATGAGATGACGGCCAAAACCGTCTATGCGGATGGCGAGGAGTTTCTTGTCGACGGTTCGGGATACAAGCCCGAGGGAGAGATCAGGAAGAAGGATTCGGAGGATGCCCTGGAGACATCCCAAATAGAAGAAAACAGGGTGCTGCGCAGGCTGCTCGAGGCCGTGACACTCTGCAATGAGGCACGCATCAGCGAAGAGGACGGGGAGTGGACGATGGAGGGAGATCCGACCGACGGCGCCCTGGTCACACTCGGCAGGAAGTCGGGTCTGGAGATGGAAGACTTCAAAAAACTGGATGAAATCCCTTTTGAGTCGGATCACAAATACATGGCTACCTTGCATGAATATGAAGGGGAGCGCGTGATCCTTATCAAGGGGGCCCCGGAGCGAATTCTGGAAATGTGCTCATCGGTTCTGACATCTGACGGGGAGAAAGAGTTTGACCGGGAGGAGATGCAGTCGGTGATTGATGATATTGCCGCCAAGGGAGAGCGAGTGATTGCGGCGGCCGTACAGAAGGCGGATGGCTCGAAATCCGGCCTGGAGAAAGAGGATGTAGGCGACGGGACCGTTCTCCTGGGTCTGGTCGGTATCATTGACCCGCCCCGGCCCGAAGCCATCGAGGCGGTCAAGAGGTGCAAGGAGGCCGGCATAACGGTGAAGATGATCACCGGCGACCACGCAATTACGGCCAAGGCCATCGGCGAACAGCTCGGGATTTGCGAGGGGAAAGAGGCGATCACCGGAAAGGATATCGAAGATACCCCGGATGAAGAACTGCGGGATATGGTGACCGAATATGATATTTATGCCCGAACCAGTCCCGAACACAAATTGCGAATCGTTAAGGCGCTGCAGATACGAAATCATGTGGTGGCCATGACCGGAGACGGGGTTAATGACGCGCCGGCCCTGAAACGGTCCAGTGTTGGAGTTGCCATGGGTATTAAAGGCACGGAAGTAACCAAAGAGGCGGCAGATATGGTTTTGGCCGATGACAATTTCGCCTCCATCGCCCGGGCTGTGGAAGAGGGGCGTACCATCTACGACAATCTGAAAAAAGCGATCCTCTTTCTGCTGCCGACCAATGGAGCCCAGGCCCTGCTCATTATTTCCGCCATTGTGCTGGGCTTGACTATGCCGGTAAGTCCGGTTCAGATACTCTGGGTGAATATGGTGACGGCCGTGACACTGGCGCTGGCGCTGCCGTTCGAACCGACCGAAGCCGGGGTTATGAAACGGAAGCCGCGGGACGCAGACGCGCCGATCATCGATCGCTATTTTGTCTGGCGGCTGTTGTTTGTCTCGGTCATTATCGGTGGATTCGCGTTGGGCACGTTCTTTTATCTGTATGTGAACGGACAGGCACAGGAACTGGCAAGCACCGTAGCCATCAACGTACTGGTAGTGAGCCAGGCGTTTTATCTGCTCAACTGCAGAAACCTCCATAACTTTACCATCGGCCGCAACTTCTTCAGTAACAAGGTGGTATTTCTGGCAATTGCTGTCCTTGCTGTGCTACAGTCAGGGTTTGTGTATGCCCCCTTTATGAACAGCTGGTTCGGTACCGAGCCGGTGAATGGCTTTTACTGGATGTGGGCGCTGGCTGCCGGTCTGACGGTCTTCGTGCTGGTGGAGCTGGAAAAGGTGCTTTTCCGGAATTACCACTTGCAATAG
- a CDS encoding dicarboxylate/amino acid:cation symporter — translation MKKIGLLPRLIIGIISGILIGLYLPEWAGRILYTFTHLFGEFLGYIVPLIIIGFIAAGIAELGARAGKLLAGTAGLAYASTLVAGIVAFFIAILVIPFFITDGAAGNPGAAGLMPFIEISTPPIMGVMTALVTSFIFGLGINFLRHEKAQSALFHVMEEFRAIIVLVITKIIIPLLPIHIAGIFADMAATGEAFQTLSVFARVFLLIISMHLGYLLVQFSIAGIRTGKNPLKALRNMLPAYTTALGTMSSAATIPVTLQSAKSNQVTERIAEFVIPLSATIHLAGSTITLVACSVAVVVLGGGTPDFGNFLPFIILLGVTMIAAPGVPGGAVVAALGLMSSILGFTEAQQGLMLALYMAQDGFGTACNVTGDGAISLMVDSWAGDGNDAAMP, via the coding sequence ATGAAAAAAATCGGCCTTTTGCCCAGACTCATCATCGGAATCATTTCCGGAATTCTTATCGGCCTGTATTTGCCGGAATGGGCCGGACGCATTCTGTACACGTTCACCCATTTGTTCGGTGAGTTTCTGGGCTATATCGTACCGCTGATCATCATCGGCTTTATCGCCGCCGGCATCGCGGAACTTGGCGCCAGGGCCGGCAAACTGCTGGCTGGAACGGCCGGACTCGCCTACGCATCGACACTGGTCGCCGGAATCGTCGCCTTTTTCATCGCCATTCTGGTGATTCCGTTTTTTATTACGGATGGGGCCGCAGGAAATCCGGGTGCCGCCGGACTGATGCCCTTCATCGAAATAAGCACGCCGCCCATCATGGGTGTGATGACGGCGCTGGTTACATCGTTTATCTTCGGCCTGGGTATCAACTTCCTCCGCCATGAGAAAGCGCAATCCGCCCTGTTTCATGTCATGGAAGAGTTCCGCGCCATCATCGTACTGGTGATTACAAAAATCATCATCCCGCTGCTGCCGATTCATATTGCCGGGATTTTTGCCGACATGGCCGCTACAGGTGAGGCGTTTCAGACGCTGAGTGTATTCGCCAGGGTATTTCTGCTCATTATCTCGATGCATCTGGGCTATCTGCTGGTGCAGTTCAGCATCGCCGGAATTCGCACCGGGAAAAATCCGCTCAAAGCGCTCAGGAACATGTTGCCGGCCTATACCACCGCCCTGGGAACCATGTCCAGTGCCGCCACCATCCCGGTAACCCTGCAAAGTGCCAAATCCAACCAGGTAACCGAACGAATTGCCGAGTTTGTAATTCCGCTGTCCGCTACCATCCACCTTGCCGGCAGTACCATCACACTGGTGGCCTGCTCGGTGGCTGTTGTCGTGCTTGGGGGCGGTACGCCCGATTTCGGCAACTTCCTGCCATTTATTATTCTGCTTGGCGTGACCATGATCGCCGCACCGGGGGTGCCCGGCGGGGCCGTGGTCGCCGCGCTTGGCCTGATGTCATCCATACTGGGCTTCACCGAGGCGCAACAGGGACTGATGCTGGCACTGTATATGGCCCAGGACGGATTCGGTACCGCGTGCAATGTGACCGGAGACGGGGCCATATCGCTGATGGTGGATTCCTGGGCAGGAGATGGCAATGATGCTGCTATGCCATAA
- a CDS encoding UTP--glucose-1-phosphate uridylyltransferase — translation MRDINIAVVPVAGLGTRLLPATKSQPKEMLPVGRKPVVQYVVEELAQVGVERLLFITGPGKASIENHFDLNHELTQTLRNEGKEELLSELAFERASIQYFFTRQRQLLGLGHAILCAEPFITNEPFIVALGDSIIGMHDQSRIVERMTECFHTHQADAVIAFEEVPREEVFQYGVAKPKPPANPAGDAKSDNPNAGLPASQSGKTDLNARSGAAEASGTPTSLGPGDFFEIEDLIEKPPVDEAPSNLAIAARYILKPGIFDALKRTQPGVGGEIQLTDAIRLQIREGARVYGVRLGKNETRYDIGNFGSYFRAFTEFALSDEKYGAELREYLKTLTHADHS, via the coding sequence GTGAGAGATATTAATATTGCCGTTGTGCCCGTGGCCGGACTGGGTACCCGCCTCCTGCCCGCTACCAAATCACAACCCAAGGAAATGCTGCCCGTAGGCAGAAAACCCGTTGTTCAGTATGTTGTGGAAGAACTGGCCCAGGTCGGGGTCGAGAGGCTGCTGTTCATTACCGGTCCGGGCAAAGCTTCCATCGAAAATCACTTCGACCTCAACCACGAGCTCACCCAGACGCTCAGAAACGAAGGCAAGGAAGAGCTGCTCTCCGAGCTGGCATTTGAAAGAGCTTCCATCCAGTATTTCTTCACCCGGCAGCGCCAGCTGCTCGGATTGGGTCACGCCATACTCTGCGCCGAGCCTTTCATCACCAACGAGCCTTTTATTGTCGCCCTGGGCGACTCCATTATCGGGATGCATGACCAGAGCAGGATTGTCGAGCGCATGACCGAGTGCTTCCACACTCATCAGGCCGATGCCGTCATCGCCTTCGAAGAGGTTCCGAGAGAGGAAGTGTTCCAGTATGGAGTCGCCAAGCCGAAACCTCCCGCAAATCCGGCGGGTGACGCTAAATCCGACAATCCGAATGCCGGCCTCCCCGCTTCACAAAGCGGCAAAACGGACTTGAACGCCCGTTCCGGCGCTGCCGAAGCTTCGGGAACCCCAACGAGCCTCGGTCCGGGTGATTTCTTCGAGATTGAAGACCTGATTGAAAAACCGCCGGTTGACGAAGCTCCCAGCAACCTTGCCATTGCCGCCCGCTACATCCTCAAACCCGGTATCTTTGACGCCTTGAAACGGACGCAGCCCGGTGTCGGCGGCGAAATACAGCTCACCGACGCCATACGGCTTCAAATCCGTGAAGGCGCCAGGGTATACGGCGTGCGTCTGGGCAAAAACGAAACCCGTTACGACATCGGCAACTTCGGTTCCTACTTCAGGGCATTCACGGAATTTGCCCTTTCCGACGAAAAGTACGGAGCCGAACTTCGCGAATACCTCAAAACACTGACCCATGCTGATCATTCGTAG
- a CDS encoding DUF2911 domain-containing protein: MQAIHRASGMFLAVAMLGLVVCAAASAQERPRNDIRISPNALVSQTIGTTEVTITYGRPAVREREIFGGLVPFDRVWRTGADEATTITFSEDVLVEGESLDAGTYSLFTIPRGAGEWTLIFNAIAEQWGAYRYDSAEDVLRVDVAPQEAVHMEQMMFYFEDVEGSAGKAILHWKDVKIPFQIEER; the protein is encoded by the coding sequence TCAGGCATGTTTCTGGCTGTTGCAATGCTCGGCCTTGTTGTATGCGCAGCGGCGTCAGCGCAGGAACGCCCCCGAAACGATATCAGAATCAGTCCGAATGCCCTGGTCTCCCAAACCATCGGCACTACGGAAGTAACCATCACCTATGGCCGCCCGGCGGTACGTGAGCGCGAAATATTCGGCGGACTCGTACCGTTTGACCGCGTTTGGCGGACCGGTGCCGACGAGGCAACCACCATTACGTTTTCGGAGGATGTCCTGGTAGAGGGTGAATCGCTGGATGCCGGCACCTACAGCCTGTTCACTATTCCCCGGGGCGCCGGTGAATGGACCCTCATCTTCAATGCGATTGCGGAGCAGTGGGGCGCCTATCGATACGATTCCGCTGAAGATGTTCTTCGGGTGGATGTTGCTCCCCAGGAGGCGGTTCACATGGAGCAAATGATGTTTTATTTCGAGGATGTGGAGGGCAGTGCCGGAAAGGCCATCCTGCACTGGAAGGATGTCAAGATCCCGTTTCAGATTGAAGAGCGATAG